Below is a genomic region from Dehalococcoides mccartyi.
CCAGCTCTGTTCAGACAGCAAGCCGGTGCCTGCCAGAATAAGCATAAGGGCGGTGGCAAATTCGGCAGCTGAGCGGAGTATAAGCTCATAGGTACCCCATCTGACCTTGTAACCTTTGTTGGGGTCTTGAATTGCCCGCCGGTTAAGGTTTTCCCTCCACTGGAAAATCACCAGTGCGCCCACAATTATTGAAAATATAGCTGCAAAGCTCATTTGGCCCTCCCTGTGTGTTGGGTAGCTCAGGGGGTAGGAAAGAAAACTCCCCGTATATAAAGTATAGCATGTACCGATCTTTGGGATAATACAAAAAGGGGGGATTACGCCCCCCTCAATTAAATACAGTATCTATTATATGATTATCAGGCTTCTTTATATGCTACCCATAGAGTGCCGGGTCCGCCGTGAGTACCCAGAACAGCTCCCAGCTGGGCAATGATGGTCTGGTCTTTGGGGAAAATATCACTAAGCATTTCGGCCAGTTTATGGGCGGTCTCCGGAGTGGTGGAATGAATTACGCTAAGATCTACGATATTTTTCCCTGTTTTGGCAAATTCTACCAGCCGTTCCAGACCTTTGGCGGTGTTGCGTACCCGTCCGCAGGGCTGGTACTCTCCGTCCGCCACTGTAAGTACGGGTTTAACCCCCAGTAGGGAGCCCATCAGTATTTTGGCTTTGCCCAGCCGTCCGCCTACCTGAACGTAACGCAGGGTATCAAAGAAGCCCATCAGTTTTATCTTGGGGATATTGTTTTTACAGTCTTCAACAATATCGCCCAGCTTTTTGCCTGAGCGGGAAGCTATGGCGGCAGCTTTGATAATAAGCCCCATCCCCATGGAGAGCAGGCGGGAATCTATAACCTCTATAGGGCAGCTTACCCCTGAGATTTTGGCACCTTCCATGGCGGATTGGTAAGTGCCGCTGAATTTGGATGAAATATGTATGGATACAATACCGGTGGCGTTGTCTTTGGCCAGCTCACGGTAGACATTTGCAAAATCTTCGGGGCTGGGCTGGGAAGTTTTGGGGTGAATGCCGCCGTTTATAAGCCTGTCAAAAAAGGTTTCCTTGTTTATATCCACTCCGTCACGGAATACTTCATTTCCAAAATGCACATAAAGAGGCACAACCGTAATACCCAGATTTTTTACTATATCAGCCGGTAAATCAGCTGTGCTGTCAGTTACTATCTTGATAGTCATCAGGACCTTATTAACTCCTTGTTGAAATTTTCGGGCAGTGCACACAGTATACTTGTATAATCCTGTTGTGTAAAATTTTACTAATGCAATTAAACAAATGGTAATATTGTAAATATTAATTCGGGGGTTATCCGTCTGAAAGGCGGGTATGTTATTATAAAGACCCTGTAACCTTTGCATAGGGGAGTGGCAAATGGAACTTCAGATTTGGGGTTATCCGGTTTTTGCACTCGGTCTGACAGCTCTGGTGCTGGCATTCCGGACCATGCGCCGTAAACGGCTGGTAGATGATATCCCCACCTCGCGTACCCGCGGGGTTTTTATTGGTCTGGTTGAGCTTAAAGGCACTGCCGAAAGCGAAAAACCTTTTACCGGCTTTCTTTCTGCCGAGAAATGTGTTTATTACCATTACAAGGTGGAGGAACGCTGGTCACGCATGGTGACTGAAAGTTATACCGATGCCAAAGGGCATGTCCAGTTCCGTACCCGCCAGGAGAGCGGCTGGACACAGGTGGCTTCCGGTAAAGAGATGCAGCCGTTTTACCTTAAAGATGAAACGGGGATTATCCTGATTCAGCCGGAAGGTGCGGATATTCAGCCCAAAAACCTGTTTAACAAAACCTGCGGGCGTAATGACCCGCTTTATTATGCCAAAGGTCCGCAAGGGAGTGTAGCCAACTCGGACCACCAGCGCCGTTTTACCGAAGAAGCTATCCCTTTGCATGCAGAGCTTTACATAATGGGTCAATCTAGAGAGAGACAGGATGTGGTTGCCCCTGAAATAGCCAAAGACAAGTCTGCCCCCCTGTACGTAATTTCCACCCGGA
It encodes:
- a CDS encoding DegV family protein, encoding MTIKIVTDSTADLPADIVKNLGITVVPLYVHFGNEVFRDGVDINKETFFDRLINGGIHPKTSQPSPEDFANVYRELAKDNATGIVSIHISSKFSGTYQSAMEGAKISGVSCPIEVIDSRLLSMGMGLIIKAAAIASRSGKKLGDIVEDCKNNIPKIKLMGFFDTLRYVQVGGRLGKAKILMGSLLGVKPVLTVADGEYQPCGRVRNTAKGLERLVEFAKTGKNIVDLSVIHSTTPETAHKLAEMLSDIFPKDQTIIAQLGAVLGTHGGPGTLWVAYKEA